A genomic window from Silene latifolia isolate original U9 population chromosome 11, ASM4854445v1, whole genome shotgun sequence includes:
- the LOC141612907 gene encoding secreted RxLR effector protein 161-like: MDAATTIRTPVAERTEMKKEGSGEFVNPTYFKSVVGSLRYLTSTRHDIVYGVGLITRYMEKPRQSHLQAAKRILRYVNSTRDHGILYTNSSTLKLVGYTDSDWAGDLDTRKSTSSYVFYLGDGVISWSSKKQ, encoded by the coding sequence ATGGATGCAGCCACAACTATTAGAACGCCGGTAGCTGAGAGAActgaaatgaagaaagaaggatCTGGAGAATTTGTGAATCCAACTTATTTCAAAAGTGTTGTAGGAAGTCTCCGATATTTGACTTCAACGAGACATGACATTGTTTATGGAGTTGGTTTAATAACTCGGTACATGGAGAAGCCAAGACAATCTCATTTGCAAGCAGCAAAGAGAATTCTTCGGTATGTGAATAGTACTCGAGATCATGGGATCTTGTACACCAACTCGAGTACATTAAAATTGGTCGGATACACCGATAGTGATTGGGCAGGTGATCTTGACACTCGTAAAAGCACATCAAGTTATGTTTTCTATCTTGGAGATGGAGTTATTTCTTGGTCATCCAAGAAACAATAA